In the Diachasmimorpha longicaudata isolate KC_UGA_2023 chromosome 1, iyDiaLong2, whole genome shotgun sequence genome, one interval contains:
- the LOC135160431 gene encoding major royal jelly protein 1-like, producing MKLLVNEVIFFIGIVNTVQSAGLGVLYEWKYLDWVWPNTALTGKSYIPENPFTQDVDVDVSGRVFVTSPQWLEGTPITLSLVTNLQGPGGPLLTPYPHWSWHTPNDCDKLISVYRLAIDECNRLWFVDVGRVQDKPICPTKIMIFDLFTDRLIHKYIVPADQTFDGKASLVTPIVELGDTCDDAYLYIADVGENGLVIYNLQEDRSWRVNNTRGNAFGPDPDGMNITIAGESFDLTDGTLGMSLSPPGFFHQRYLYFNSLASYHQKFASVDTLKMSEFQEPLIFESIVKRQSQAGVQATSRKGVLFFQLAQLTAIACWSMERPFTQDNIEILAFDEDALQYVSGIKVINNYQGEEELWFNTNRLQKTIKMTRTPTEVNFRIIMGSVDDIINGTKCEPRGHGPYPDVSTWRRI from the exons atgaaattgcttgtgaatgaagttatcttcTTCATTGGTATCGTGAATACAGTGCAAAGTGCTGGCCTCGGTGTTCTATACGAGTGGAAATATTTGGACTGGGTATGGCCAAATACAGCGCTGACCGGTAAAAGTTATATCCCGGAAAATCCTTTCACCCAGGATGTCGATGTGGACGTCAGCGGTCGTGTTTTTGTAACTAGTCCCCAATGGCTAGAGGGTACACCAATAACCCTGTCGTTGGTAACCAATCTTCAGGGCCCTGGGGGTCCTCTGCTCACTCCCTATCCTCACTGGTCCTGGCATACACCCAACGACTGCGACAAACTCATTTCTGTTTACAGGCTCGCG ATCGACGAATGCAACAGATTGTGGTTCGTCGATGTCGGCCGGGTCCAGGATAAACCGATATGCCCGACCAAGATCATGATCTTCGATCTCTTCACGGATCGTCTCATTCACAAATACATTGTCCCAGCTGATCAGACATTCGATGGAAAAGCATCGCTGGTTACGCCGATCGTTGAACTCGGTGATACATGCGATGACGCTTACCTTTACATCGCTGATGTTGGTGAAAATGGTCTCGTGATTTACAACCTCCAGGAGGATCGCTCCTGGCGGGTGAATAATACACGTGGCAACGCATTTGGTCCCGATCCCGATGGTATGAATATAACAATCGCTGGAGAATCATTTGACCTCACTGATGGCACCCTAGGCATGTCCCTATCGCCTCctggatttttccatcaaaG ATATCTCTACTTTAATTCACTGGCGAGTTATCATCAAAAGTTCGCTAGTGTTGATACATTGAAGATGAGCGAGTTTCAAGAGCCATTGATCTTCGAGTCTATCGTGAAACGACAGAGCCAAGCTGGGGTTCAGGCGACATCACGAAAAGGTgttctattttttcaactaGCTCAACTCACGGCAATAGCTTGTTGGAGTATGGAACGGCCATTCACTCAAGATAATATTGAGATTCTTGCGTTCGATGAAGATGCCCTGCAGTATGTCAGTGGTATCAAAGTGATAAATAATTACCAGGGGGAGGAGGAACTTTGGTTCAATACGAATAGACTTCAGaagacaataaaaatgacgcGAACACCTACTGAAGTGAATTTCAGGATTATCATGGGATCTGTGGACGATATTATCAATGGAACGAAGTGTGAACCTAGGGGTCACGGCCCTTATCCGGATGTCTCGACATGGCGACGGATATAA